In Chitinophaga sp. HK235, a single window of DNA contains:
- a CDS encoding peptidoglycan DD-metalloendopeptidase family protein: MKKVKYFYNTQTLKYEKLVVSLRVKVLRILGFLSAAIVTGAIFLSVAYRVVDSPKEKSLRRDLEGMKEKYDALQGRMREMKGKLAQLEERDNEIYRVIFEASPIPDSTRQGKINRDEEAAQLQSFASSEIIASTGVLLKEITNRIKSQEKSYEEIDNLVKNKQQMLASIPAIQPVANKDLKHIASGFGYRIDPIYKTMKFHAGLDFAAPSGTPIYATGNGVVEEASLSDVGYGNHVIVRHGYGYKTLYGHMFRMKVKAGQAVKRGDVVGWVGSTGKSTGPHCHYEVIKNGEKVDPVYFFFNDLTPDQFDRMLKMARSGNQSFD, from the coding sequence ATGAAGAAGGTTAAATATTTTTACAACACCCAAACATTAAAATATGAGAAACTCGTAGTATCGCTGCGGGTGAAGGTCCTGAGGATACTCGGCTTTTTGTCGGCTGCGATAGTTACCGGGGCTATTTTTCTGTCAGTGGCCTACAGGGTGGTGGATTCTCCCAAGGAGAAGTCGTTGCGCCGCGATCTGGAGGGAATGAAGGAGAAATACGACGCGTTGCAGGGTCGTATGCGGGAAATGAAGGGTAAGCTGGCCCAACTGGAAGAGCGTGACAATGAAATTTACCGTGTCATCTTTGAAGCCTCCCCTATCCCCGACAGTACCCGTCAGGGTAAGATCAACCGGGATGAGGAAGCTGCCCAGCTGCAGTCTTTTGCCAGCAGTGAGATCATCGCTTCCACTGGTGTCCTGTTGAAAGAAATCACCAATCGTATCAAATCACAGGAAAAATCATACGAAGAAATCGATAACCTGGTGAAGAACAAGCAACAGATGCTTGCTTCCATCCCCGCTATACAACCGGTGGCCAACAAAGACCTGAAACATATCGCTTCCGGCTTCGGCTACCGTATCGATCCGATCTATAAAACGATGAAATTCCATGCGGGCCTCGACTTTGCAGCGCCCAGCGGTACACCTATCTACGCTACCGGCAACGGAGTGGTGGAAGAGGCCAGCCTGAGCGACGTCGGTTATGGCAACCACGTGATCGTACGACATGGATATGGTTATAAAACGTTATATGGCCACATGTTCCGCATGAAGGTGAAGGCCGGCCAGGCGGTAAAACGCGGTGATGTAGTGGGATGGGTAGGCAGTACCGGTAAATCTACCGGTCCTCACTGCCACTATGAGGTTATCAAAAACGGAGAAAAAGTTGACCCGGTGTATTTCTTCTTTAATGACCTCACACCCGACCAGTTTGACCGTATGCTGAAGATGGCCAGGTCCGGTAACCAGTCTTTTGACTAA